A DNA window from Streptomyces bacillaris contains the following coding sequences:
- the pstC gene encoding phosphate ABC transporter permease subunit PstC has product MASTTPIDTPPAPPAPPERAERPTSAGRMGDKIFVGLSRGSGILLLVIMASIAVFLSYRAVIAISKNEGNFLTTFDWNPAGDPPVFGIAVLLFGTVVSSIIAMVIAVPIAVGIALFISHYAPRKLAAPIAYVIDLLAAVPSIVYGIWGALVLVPYLEGLNLWLDQFFGWTYIFDKTEVGVARSLFTVGVLLAIMILPIVTSVSREVFLQVPKMNEEAALALGATRWEVIRLSVLPFGRSGIISASMLGLGRALGETMAVATVLSPSFIISLHVLNPGGGTFAQNIAAKFGEADEFGRDALIASGLVLFVLTLLVNGAARLIIARRKEYSGANA; this is encoded by the coding sequence ATGGCTTCCACCACACCGATAGACACACCACCGGCCCCGCCGGCCCCACCGGAACGGGCCGAGCGCCCCACGTCCGCGGGCCGCATGGGCGACAAGATCTTCGTGGGCCTCTCGCGCGGCTCGGGCATCCTGCTGCTCGTGATCATGGCGTCGATCGCCGTGTTCCTCAGCTACCGCGCCGTCATCGCCATCTCGAAGAACGAGGGCAACTTCCTCACCACCTTCGACTGGAACCCGGCCGGTGACCCGCCGGTCTTCGGCATCGCCGTCCTGCTCTTCGGCACGGTCGTCAGCTCGATCATCGCGATGGTCATCGCGGTTCCGATCGCTGTCGGCATCGCCCTGTTCATCTCGCACTACGCGCCGCGCAAGCTGGCCGCCCCCATCGCGTACGTCATCGACCTGCTCGCCGCCGTCCCCAGCATCGTCTACGGCATCTGGGGCGCCCTGGTCCTGGTGCCGTACCTGGAGGGCCTGAACCTCTGGCTCGACCAGTTCTTCGGCTGGACGTACATCTTCGACAAGACCGAGGTCGGCGTCGCCCGCTCGCTCTTCACCGTCGGCGTGCTGCTGGCGATCATGATCCTGCCGATCGTGACCAGCGTCAGCCGCGAGGTCTTCCTCCAGGTCCCGAAGATGAACGAGGAGGCCGCCCTCGCGCTGGGCGCCACCCGCTGGGAGGTCATCCGCCTCTCGGTGCTGCCGTTCGGCCGCTCCGGCATCATCTCCGCCTCGATGCTCGGCCTCGGCCGCGCGCTCGGTGAGACGATGGCCGTCGCCACGGTCCTCTCCCCGAGCTTCATCATCTCGCTGCACGTGCTCAACCCGGGCGGCGGAACCTTCGCGCAGAACATCGCGGCCAAGTTCGGTGAGGCCGACGAGTTCGGGCGGGACGCCCTGATCGCCTCGGGCCTCGTCCTCTTCGTCCTCACCCTGCTGGTCAACGGCGCGGCCCGGCTCATCATCGCCCGCCGCAAGGAGTACTCGGGGGCCAACGCATGA